In the genome of Fervidobacterium nodosum Rt17-B1, the window ATGCATTTACTATCTCAGAAAACCAGCTCCTAAAAACCTTTACACATCTCATAAATTCAGAAAGTCCACTTTGCTCTGCTCTCTCTATCCACTTTTTTAATACGAGTCTTGCTTCTTCAGAATTACTGCTCTTTAACACTCTCTTAAATTCTTCTTTGAGTTGATGGGCTTTCCTCAAATCTTGACTATACCAAAACATTACTTCTAATTCTTCTCTTTGCTCAGGCTCAAGTTCTTCATAATTCTTCAATAACAACTTCCTACTCCTCTTAAAATATCTCCTCAAATTACTTCCTAATTCCTTTTGTACCCTTTTCCTCACATTTTCTAAAGCCCAATAAACGTATCGGGTAAAATGAAATTTGTCTATCACTATTTTAGCGTTTTTAAAATATGTTTTTGCTACCTCTACAAATGGTCTCCACATATCACAGATAAAATATTTTACTTTATCTCTACCTTTCAGCCTCTTAAAATACTCAATTAAAATATTTTGCTTTCTATCTTTCAAAATCTCGATTATTTGCCCTTTTACAGGATCTACAAATATACATTGATATTTTGCTCCACCTGCATTGCCTTTAAACTCGTCTACACATATTGCTTCAGAAGAAAACTCATCTACAGTTTGACCTGGATTTACTTTATCAAACAATCTCATAACTGTTGTCACTGAAACATTTGTGTATTTTGCTACCTCCTTCATACTTGTTAAACTTCCAAGTTGACTTATAATATATGCTGCAAGTCTATTTGTCATCCTTTGAGATTTGCCTAAAAAACTTATGTGTTCAAAAAACTTCTTCCCACATGCTTTGCAGACATATCTTCTCTTTCTTATAATCAAATATGTTTTCTTGCCCATTATAGGTACGTCTTTTACCTTCTGTGTGTGATAATCATGTACCTTACTTGTAATATTACCACATTTAGGACATTTGTGGGGCTTTTGTACCTGACTTATGTGAAGTTCTATTTCACTTTCATTCTCATTCATTTGGTGAAGAATAATATCTTTCGATTTTAAAAGTTCAGTGATATAATTAGATTTGAGCACTTATTCTGGATGCCTCCTTTCTTTTTGAGTGTTTTTTTTGTCATAAAACAGTTTTTATTATAGCAGGCATTCAGAATAAGTGCTATATTTTTTCCTTTTTACCCACCCCAATATTTATTATAGAGCCAATAAAAATAAATGGTAAAACCCTCAAAAAGATTTTACCATTTATTTTATATAAAGTCAATTAGCTAAAACTTATTGTTATTATTTTCCTTGCTATCTTGAGGTTTAATTTCTATATTTTTTGCTAAGTAAAATTTTAAATCATTTGTCTTGGCATAGTACATAGCCATATCGGCTTTCATAATCAAATCATCAGGTGATTTTGCATCATCGGGATAGATAGCTATGCCAAAATTTCCTGAAATTTTTTTAGAATAGCTGTAAAATACATCTTTTTCAATCTCTCCTAATATTCTTTCTAAGAAATTTATATAATCTTTGCAGTCGTAAAGCAAGAATATGAATTCATCCCCACCTACCCTTGATACAAAATCACTTTTCCTTACAACGTTTCTAAATCTTTCAGCTAGAACTTTTAGAACGTAATCTCCTGCATCATGACCGTATTTATCGTTTACAGGTTTAAATTTTTTCAAGTCTAAATATAATAAGCATACATATTTATTTTCTCTTTGAGCAAGCGTTAACATTCTTTCCAGCTCAATTTCAAGAAATCTTCTGTTTGGTAATCCGGTTAACGGATCGTGTAGTGCTAAATATTCCAAATTTTTTCGAATATCAATCCCAACTGATTAGCGAATGTTTTCCCTATTTCTACAGAAAGCTGACCAAAAGCATTTTCACTTTCAAAGTTATCTAAATTCAGAAAAGCTACTATTTCATTGTTAATTACTATTGGAATGGCTAATGTTGATTTTATCTCTTCTGTTTTACCAGAATCTCTCAGTTGTTCAATTTTCTCATCAGGTAAATTCTGTTTATCGAAACTTCCAATCCTCTTTATTATCTTTAATTCTCTTGTATATCCTTGAGCCAATTCTTCTGGTTTGAGTTTTATTTTTGAAAGTGTTTCAAAATCATATCCAACTACCGCGGAAAAAACAAAAAAGTCATTTTCTTTTGTCAATACACTTCCCGCTTGTGCTCCAGGAATGATTTTTACAGCATAATCAAGCAATAATTGATATGTAGGCTCAAGAACGCCTTTAAGTAAAGATTGGGAAAGTTCACTAATTGCTTGCAAGGCTTTTTTGTGAGTTTCTTCCACTTTTCTGTAATTTCTCTCTGCTATGAGAACTACAGAAATTAGTAACAACAATACTATGGAAAAAACACTTAAAGCGATACTTATATCGGCTATGCTTGGTTTTATGTAATAGCGCAGATTGTACACAAAAGGTTTGCCAAACTTATTAATTTCCAAATTCTTTACTCCCATGTAATCGACTATTTTTTGTGCAGAAAATACAGCTATAGCTACTTTGTCTTGGATATTTTTCTCACCAAAGCTATCGTATATTTTGAATTCCACATATATCTTTGTTTGGTCAGATGAAATTTTATACAAAGAGTCAAATTCTGGTTTTTTATTTTCAATATGTACCTCTTCCGTAAAGGGGTAATTTTTTGTAATTCCCTCGAATTGTTCCACTAAAAATTTTTTATCATCATTAATCACAGCATCATACATTTCGTCCCACTGGAAAAAACTGAGCGATATAGAATTTGAAAATAATTCAACATTTCTTTGAAAGGTACTTTTAAATGTTTCCACAAAAGAATTTAGGTATAAATTCAAAAATGTATATGGTACTATTATTAACACAGTGGTGATAATAGTAAAATAAATAATCTTGTTTATATTTTTTCTCATTTTCTTTCAAAACCTCCAAAAGAGTTAAAAATTAAAAATTTCCCGAATCAATTTTACCACACTTTGGTATTAATATAGTATAATTTTGGTAAGACTATGTTAAACTATTCAAAGGAGGCAATTTTTATGATTTTCACTCTAACTATGAATCCATGCCTTGATAGGTACATTTATGTTGATGATTTGATCGTTGATGATACTATAAGGGCAAAGAAAATAGTTGATTACCCTGCAGGAAAAGGTATCGATGTTTCGAGGGTTATCAGAGAACTTGGAGGAGTTTCTATAGCTATCGCACTCGTTGGAGGAGATACTGGCAGAAAACTCGAAGAGATGCTTGACAAGGAAGGGGTTATATACAGCTCGATCAGAGTTCCTCAAGAAACGAGGATGAATATAATTTTAGAGTCAAACAAAGGGCAGTATAGAATAAGTATGCCCGGGGAAAAGATTAGCGTTAAAAAACTACAAGTTGTCCTCGAAGTTCTTCAAGCGCTTGTTCGAGAAAAAGATGTTGTTGTAGTTTCAGGTAGTCTTCCGAAAGGCGTTGCTGCAGAATTCTACACGGGGATTATCTTTACGCTCAAGCAATGGGGAGCAACTGTTTACTTCGATGCTGATGGAGACAAGCTAAAAGCAGGACTAATCGGTCAACCTGACTATATAAAGCCTAACTTACATGAATTTCAAAGACTTATTGGAAAGCACGTAAGTACTCGTGAGGAAATAATAAGTGAAGCAAAGAAAATTATAGACATCCACGAGCTTCAAGGTATTCTGCTTACACTTGGTGGAGAGGGTGCGTATCTTATCACAAAAGAAAAAGTATTGTTCACAAAAACAATAAAAGTTAATGTAAAAAGTGCCGTAGGCGCGGGTGACTCGTTCCTAGCTGGATTTGTTTTTAAAAAGGCAGAAGATGCAAGCGATGAAGAAGCGTTAAGATGGGCAAATGCCGCGGGAACTGCAGCAGTTATGACCCCTGGTACCAGATTGTGTAGAAAAGCAGATGTAGAAAGATTAATAGATAGAATAGAAGTGGAAAGAATTGAGTAAAATACAAAAATGCGGGCATAGAAATGCCCGCATTTGTTTTTTGCAAATTTAATTTTCGATTATCTTTTTCATTTCTGCAATTACAAACGGATAAAGTTCATCGATTAATTTCTTAACTTGCTCACTACTTTTTGTTCTCCAGTCCCGTTCAATTATATCCGCGACGAGTTTTGTATCTTTTTTCAAAAACGCCTCAAGCGCTTGTTTAGCTAATAAAACTCTTGGCTTTATATACCAGTTAATAACTCTCTCTGGTAGGTGTGTTTCTTCAAATTCGATATTTTCACCACTCACCCATGCGCATATTTCAACAGCAACATCATCGTCTATACCTTTTATCTTACCTTTGTTTATCATATTAACGACGAATCGCCTTTTTGTACCATTCACAACGCTATCAATAAATGGAACATGCTGTTCGCCACTTAGTTTTTCACTATCAAGTAATTCATTAACCATGTTTTTCCAATCATCTTCTAGCCAAGGCATTAAGTTCATGGAATCTTTTACTTTTTCCAACGTAAGACCATTTTCGATAGCTGTTGCAAATTGGTTGATGATTTCGACAACTTTGTATAATTGTTCTACATACCATTTCCAACCTAATTCCGAATCGGCACCACCCCATGGTTCACCATACCATCTTTTCTTTGTTTCTAAATCCCTGTGGTATTTCCATGTCGAATTTCTCACAGTATCGCCTATTGGGAATAGTCCATAAAAATCGTACATATCCCATGCAACAGGTGACAATTGGTCGTCAAATGGATTTGATGGCTTGTGTTGAATTTTACCTTTGTATTTATCGATTTCCGGGTAAAGATCTTTCCCATCTTTTGTTGTAAATTTTGTTAGCCAAATACCGTGGTTGACACCACCCACTTGCCAATCATATTCTTTCACCCCAATTAAATTGGCCAAACTCTCAACTGCATAGTGCCCGTGACAAAAGCCTACCATTTTTATTGATGTTTGCGTCGAAACCAGGGTTGTACCTTCAAACACTGGATTTGCAGCTTGCAAATACCAGGCGTTAGGTGCAAATTTTTCAATCATCTTAGCTATTTTCAAAAAAAGTGAAAATTGATTCCAATTTGTTAGATTAAGATAGTCAGAAACGAAGTTATAATTTTGTGCGTCGATACCTCTATAATACCCATGCTTTTCACCAATTGCTCTAACTTTATCAAGGTAATCGTGACCTCCAGCCATAGCGGTGTTAATTACAAAATCTGCTCCCTCTATGGCTTTTTGCATATCAGTTGTTGTTTCAATGTCAAGATTTGCATCAAATACTCGAGATAATTCCTTCGTAAGAACATACACGTTATGAAGCCTTCTTTCATCGATATCCATAAGTACAACATGCGAACCTTTTAATTTTTGAACTTTGCACAGATCGGAGACAATTTTCATAGAAAAAACAGCACTACCAGCGCCGATAATGGCTATTTTTAAATTCTCCATAAAATCACCCCCAAAAATTTTTTGAGAATTTTTCGACGTAATTTATTTAAAATTATAACACCTCAAATCTAATTTTTTTATTATTTATTTCTTTTTTTGAAACGTTTCCAAAAAGGTGTAAAAATTTTCAAAAAATGTGAGAAAATATATATGCACAACTTCACCTTAGAGATTTCCGGTAATAAGTCAAGAGGAGAAAAAATAGAAAAATAAAAAACCTAGTCAACACTTTGACTTTCAATAACTTAATATTTCACTTTCATTCTTCACATACTTGATTTCGTTCTTTTTACCTATTTCATCGGTACATACGGTACGTTGTTCTTTAGTAAATAATACACTAAATTTACTAATTTCCTTGCAGTTAATATTAGCGCTCTCATGTGTTTGTGTGTTGTTGCTTCTGCGTACTTTTTGCGATAATATTCTTTGTATACAGGATCGTATGTCTTTACTCCGTTCGCTGCCATTACTAGGTATGTTCTTAGATACTTGTTCCCTTTTTTCGTTAGTTGGTTGTTTTCTGATTTGTAATTTCCACTTTGATTGATTGTCCATACAAGCCCTGCGTATGATGCTAACGCTGAGGCTTTTTCGAAACGATTGATGTCTCCTATTTCGGCTATAATTCCAGCTGCAGTTATTTCTCCTATCCCTTTGACTGTTGTTAGTGTGTTCGAAATTACTTTAAGTAATTTACTTATTTCTTTCTTTACTAGTTCGATTTGTTTTTCATAGTGCTGTATCAAATCGATAGTGGAAACAATAGATATTCTCAGAGTGTTTGAAGGATTAACAGACAACCTCAAGGCATCTTTAGCAAGAGTTTGGAGTTTTTCTGCTAAGACTTGTGAAGAGACATTGTGTCTGGAAATTTTCGCAATATATTCAAATAACTCTTCAATTGGCATGTTTGCGATTTCTTCGATTGTATAATCTTTAAGCAGGCATTCGAAAGTCTTATTTAGTTTAAAGTCAAGTTTAGGGAAATAAAGAGAAACATACGAATAGAGCCTAAGTTTCAATCGAGCGATATCTTCGTTGAACTTTAAATAAAGTCTGGTGAGATTACGAAGCTCAGAGATGATATATGAGTTATTGACAAAAGGGACTAAAGACTCAGGAAATTTAGAAGCGATAGAGAAAATAAGTTCAGCATCGATTTTGTCAGTTTTAGGACGATTGAGAATTTTGCGATAGAGCTTAATGTTATCAGTTTTAACCCAAAAGACAGGTACGTTGTTTTGAAAGAAGAAGTTAGCGACATTAAAAGAAAAAACACCAGTTGATTCAAGGACAAGAGAAAAATCGGAAGAAGAAGCAAAAGCTTTGTTAAAAAGTTCAACAATACCTTGAGGAGAGTTCTCAACAGTCCCACTACCGATGAAATCAGAAAAGAAAGAAAGATAGTTCTTTGAGACATCAATAGCTAAAATAGCCAAAGGAATCACCTCCGGATTGAGTACAGCCTTACAACCTCGCGGTACATAAGAAAACGAGGCAAAACATTTTCCGGCAAGTAAAAAGCTGTACTCTAGTTAGGCAATCTTATTTAAGAGAACAAAGTCTCAAGGAGGGGCAACCTGAAACTATTTTACCAGAGGTGTTAAAAAATATGCATTCAATTTTCAAAGACCAATTTTAATTTTTACCGAACTTATTATACGAGATCTTTTCCGGATAAATATACACTGTAGAGTGGAGAAATTTCGGAATTCTTGAGCTGCCAGCTCTTGCCGTCAAAGATAGCGTATTTGCCATCGAAGAAGAAAGCATAAAGACTGCTATTCACCATCAAGATAGAAACAGCACAACTTGGATAGTTGTAAATTCTCGAAGCCTTTCCGTTTTTTGTATCAAAAGTGTATACATTTCCCGCGTTTGTGCCTATGTATATCACATTGCCACTGTATGATAGAGCCGTTATCCACTCGCCCTCGAGTTTTAAGACAGGTTTAATGCTCCACCTGTCTGTTTTCTCGAGCAAATAGACTTTTCCGAGTGAGCCTACGTAAAAGAGATTATCTTTGAGCTTTAGGTAACTGATTAAAGCGTCTTCAGTTACGATAGACGCAGTCAATTTTCCGCCTTTCAATAAAAAGAGCTTTCCAGAGCCTGAGCCGACTACGATTTCATCCTTTGCCTCAGCAACGAATCGTGCAGATGTGCCTATATTGTATGACCATTTAAGCAAACCCGTTTGAATGGAATAATTCTCAACATTTCCATTTTCCCTTGCAACGATAAGTTCATTATTCTTGTAGGATTTTATTATCTTGGCTGAAGAGAAGAAATGCCTTGGCGACTTAGCTTTATAATCACCCGTAATTGAATATGAATATATCTCCCCCTGCCTGTTGCCTGCAAAAATCGTTGCTCCAACAACCTTCAGAGTACTTACCTCCGATGGCGAAACATTAATCTTACGCATCTTCTTAAAAGATCCAGCTTTCTTCTCAAATAAAAAAACACTGCCCAACTGTGAAACATAAAGATAGTTACCTTGACTATCGATTGCCTCGACAGGTGAATCCAAAGAAAGTACCTTTCTGTATTTAACATCCCTGCCAACTATCTGAAACTCATAAACAGTACCATTTGCTGTTCCCACGATGAGAGAACTCTCCATAATACTCATCGCATTAACCATAGAACCCAACTCGAACATTTTCACCAAAGAAAAATCAGCTATGTTGGAAAAAACAACACGCCCATTCTCATCTCCGCTGACTAAGAAATCACCAAAGACAACGATCTTGCGTACCCACGCATCGTGGTACTTCAAACGTTTAAAAAGCTTGAAATCTTTCCATACCAAGATACTGTTGTCCGAACCGCCTGAAAACAGATAGTTCTTGTAGAAAGATAGCGTAAAAACAGAAGCTGTATGCCCCTTTAACGTATAGAGGAATTTTAGGTTCGATTTATCGTACACCCTAATCTCATTATCTGGCTTATACCCTCCAACAGCTATATATTTATCACTCAGCGCAACGCACCTTGCCCAGCTACTGTGAGTTGTAACTGTGTTTAGGAGCACGAGCTCCTTACTCCACACTTTTAACGTTCCATCTGCGCTTACTGAATAAATCAAATTACCGTCTGTTTGGAGCTCCCAAACGGCATCTTTGTGACCAAAGAGGACGAAATCGAGGGGGAATGAAAGTGTTGTCAGCAAAATAACGAAGACGAAAATAGCAGGAAATGGACTTCTCTTCATCTCGTACAACCTCACAATGACAATCATAGGGATATTCACCTTGTTCAGAGTTATTATACACCTATTGTTAAGAATCTAACTTTATCTCTAAGCAATATAAAGATTTCAATAAAATTAATTGTGATTGACTTTAACAAGTCAAAAGTGATAAAATTCATATAGATATAAACTGAAACAGGCAAAGTGAAACAGTATTGTATCTGAAAGGGGATTGATATTATGTCTCTTGATTCGCTAGTTGGTTATATGATGTTTTCTGTAATTATCTCTGTTGTTACTCTAGTACTTGCAATTGCCTATGGCGTCGTGATTTATTTTGCCATAAGGAAAACAAGAGAAATGTTGTTAGAAATTCATTCATCATCAAAGCAATTATTCGAAATTGTTCAGCGCATTGAACAAAGGAGTGAAGTACTAAATACTGTGGACTTAAGGTTACAAGCCATAGAGATGCGACTGAAGGAGCTCAAGGAAGCTGTTTCTAACCAATTCTATGAAACAAAAACAAACTTATCAGAAATAGGTAGCTCCTTAGATGATACCATGAATCACATAGGGGAGATTGATTCTAAACTTATTAGACTAAACCAAATTTTCGAACAAAATAAGGAAACTATAGAAAGACAGCTGAAAGAAATCGGAGAAAACGTTTCTAAACGATTTGATGAAACAAAACTGAATATATCCAAAATAATTAATTCCTTGGATGAAACTAAGAGTCGAATAGAAGAAGTAGATTCTAAATTATTAAGGCAAAACCAAATTCTTGAACAATACCAAGAAACTCTAAAAGAGTTACTTGAATTAAATACTAGAACGAGCGATTTGATTTCACAAACGGAAATGCTAAAGATAGAAATTCAAAGACTCAGGGACGTTCTAAACGAACCATTAGATCTCTCAGAGTGGGTTGATGGAAATGGAACAAGCAAAGAATGAGACTATAATAAATTACATAGCCTATTTACGTGACATAAGCAGGAAGATCGGAACCAAAACAGATTTTGCTAAGATTTTTACGAACGCCCTTAAGAGAAGGGGAATGGGCAGCTACGTGATTCCGATATCTAACAGTCAGGAGTTTAAAGTGGTATCAGAAGATACTGTTGATATCAGGCGGAATAGTAGACTTTATGAAGCACTCCTCAAAATCTATCCGACGTTGGAAAAATATTCAGATAAGAAGTTGTTTCTCGGTGTAGGAGGTGTATTTGGTCAAAGGAAATATGCTGGTCCATTTTTAGTTGCTGAGTGCGAAATTGAAGCTTATAAAGGAAGTGGTTTTTCTTTATACATAGACGTTTCATCGTCAGTACTCAACTATGACCTAATTTCAAAGTTACTTGACAAAAAACGAGTTGTTGCGGATGATGAGGAAGAGTATGTTGACCCCGAGTTAGAGAAAGAAATTGAAGCTATAAGTGACATAGAGGATAAATTATCAGTCATAAGCGGAATTTCCGAGCTCT includes:
- a CDS encoding ISL3 family transposase, whose protein sequence is MLKSNYITELLKSKDIILHQMNENESEIELHISQVQKPHKCPKCGNITSKVHDYHTQKVKDVPIMGKKTYLIIRKRRYVCKACGKKFFEHISFLGKSQRMTNRLAAYIISQLGSLTSMKEVAKYTNVSVTTVMRLFDKVNPGQTVDEFSSEAICVDEFKGNAGGAKYQCIFVDPVKGQIIEILKDRKQNILIEYFKRLKGRDKVKYFICDMWRPFVEVAKTYFKNAKIVIDKFHFTRYVYWALENVRKRVQKELGSNLRRYFKRSRKLLLKNYEELEPEQREELEVMFWYSQDLRKAHQLKEEFKRVLKSSNSEEARLVLKKWIERAEQSGLSEFMRCVKVFRSWFSEIVNAFDVPYTNSTTEGFNNKIKVLKRNGFGYRNFERFRKRILYSCGR
- a CDS encoding GGDEF domain-containing protein yields the protein MEYLALHDPLTGLPNRRFLEIELERMLTLAQRENKYVCLLYLDLKKFKPVNDKYGHDAGDYVLKVLAERFRNVVRKSDFVSRVGGDEFIFLLYDCKDYINFLERILGEIEKDVFYSYSKKISGNFGIAIYPDDAKSPDDLIMKADMAMYYAKTNDLKFYLAKNIEIKPQDSKENNNNKF
- a CDS encoding GAF domain-containing protein, with amino-acid sequence MRKNINKIIYFTIITTVLIIVPYTFLNLYLNSFVETFKSTFQRNVELFSNSISLSFFQWDEMYDAVINDDKKFLVEQFEGITKNYPFTEEVHIENKKPEFDSLYKISSDQTKIYVEFKIYDSFGEKNIQDKVAIAVFSAQKIVDYMGVKNLEINKFGKPFVYNLRYYIKPSIADISIALSVFSIVLLLLISVVLIAERNYRKVEETHKKALQAISELSQSLLKGVLEPTYQLLLDYAVKIIPGAQAGSVLTKENDFFVFSAVVGYDFETLSKIKLKPEELAQGYTRELKIIKRIGSFDKQNLPDEKIEQLRDSGKTEEIKSTLAIPIVINNEIVAFLNLDNFESENAFGQLSVEIGKTFANQLGLIFEKIWNI
- a CDS encoding 1-phosphofructokinase family hexose kinase, which translates into the protein MIFTLTMNPCLDRYIYVDDLIVDDTIRAKKIVDYPAGKGIDVSRVIRELGGVSIAIALVGGDTGRKLEEMLDKEGVIYSSIRVPQETRMNIILESNKGQYRISMPGEKISVKKLQVVLEVLQALVREKDVVVVSGSLPKGVAAEFYTGIIFTLKQWGATVYFDADGDKLKAGLIGQPDYIKPNLHEFQRLIGKHVSTREEIISEAKKIIDIHELQGILLTLGGEGAYLITKEKVLFTKTIKVNVKSAVGAGDSFLAGFVFKKAEDASDEEALRWANAAGTAAVMTPGTRLCRKADVERLIDRIEVERIE
- the aglA gene encoding alpha-glucosidase AglA, whose amino-acid sequence is MENLKIAIIGAGSAVFSMKIVSDLCKVQKLKGSHVVLMDIDERRLHNVYVLTKELSRVFDANLDIETTTDMQKAIEGADFVINTAMAGGHDYLDKVRAIGEKHGYYRGIDAQNYNFVSDYLNLTNWNQFSLFLKIAKMIEKFAPNAWYLQAANPVFEGTTLVSTQTSIKMVGFCHGHYAVESLANLIGVKEYDWQVGGVNHGIWLTKFTTKDGKDLYPEIDKYKGKIQHKPSNPFDDQLSPVAWDMYDFYGLFPIGDTVRNSTWKYHRDLETKKRWYGEPWGGADSELGWKWYVEQLYKVVEIINQFATAIENGLTLEKVKDSMNLMPWLEDDWKNMVNELLDSEKLSGEQHVPFIDSVVNGTKRRFVVNMINKGKIKGIDDDVAVEICAWVSGENIEFEETHLPERVINWYIKPRVLLAKQALEAFLKKDTKLVADIIERDWRTKSSEQVKKLIDELYPFVIAEMKKIIEN
- a CDS encoding IS110 family transposase; this translates as MAILAIDVSKNYLSFFSDFIGSGTVENSPQGIVELFNKAFASSSDFSLVLESTGVFSFNVANFFFQNNVPVFWVKTDNIKLYRKILNRPKTDKIDAELIFSIASKFPESLVPFVNNSYIISELRNLTRLYLKFNEDIARLKLRLYSYVSLYFPKLDFKLNKTFECLLKDYTIEEIANMPIEELFEYIAKISRHNVSSQVLAEKLQTLAKDALRLSVNPSNTLRISIVSTIDLIQHYEKQIELVKKEISKLLKVISNTLTTVKGIGEITAAGIIAEIGDINRFEKASALASYAGLVWTINQSGNYKSENNQLTKKGNKYLRTYLVMAANGVKTYDPVYKEYYRKKYAEATTHKHMRALILTARKLVNLVYYLLKNNVPYVPMK
- a CDS encoding PQQ-binding-like beta-propeller repeat protein, with protein sequence MKRSPFPAIFVFVILLTTLSFPLDFVLFGHKDAVWELQTDGNLIYSVSADGTLKVWSKELVLLNTVTTHSSWARCVALSDKYIAVGGYKPDNEIRVYDKSNLKFLYTLKGHTASVFTLSFYKNYLFSGGSDNSILVWKDFKLFKRLKYHDAWVRKIVVFGDFLVSGDENGRVVFSNIADFSLVKMFELGSMVNAMSIMESSLIVGTANGTVYEFQIVGRDVKYRKVLSLDSPVEAIDSQGNYLYVSQLGSVFLFEKKAGSFKKMRKINVSPSEVSTLKVVGATIFAGNRQGEIYSYSITGDYKAKSPRHFFSSAKIIKSYKNNELIVARENGNVENYSIQTGLLKWSYNIGTSARFVAEAKDEIVVGSGSGKLFLLKGGKLTASIVTEDALISYLKLKDNLFYVGSLGKVYLLEKTDRWSIKPVLKLEGEWITALSYSGNVIYIGTNAGNVYTFDTKNGKASRIYNYPSCAVSILMVNSSLYAFFFDGKYAIFDGKSWQLKNSEISPLYSVYLSGKDLV